The window CGATGGCTGTTTTCATGGCGAATATGACTAAGTCCTCATTTGATTCATTTTTCCAAAAAACTATTTTTTGAGCTATATAGGGGTTTAAACGACCAAAACCATTGTTAACATAAAACTGTTCAGCCGTTGGTACAGTTTTTTTGTCTTGTTGTGAATCTGATGAGGTAGTCTCTGTTGTACTTTCTGTATAATCTAATGGTACTGGTGACGTCAAATTGCGGTCAACATGCTTGTCAATTTGCTGAGATGAAAGCGCGCAAGTTGCCGTTGTGGATTCAGTCATTTCGCTAACTTGCATGCCATCATGTTGCGTACAATGAGCAGTACAAAGGTCGGCAATCGCTTCTTGGTTGAAACGATACCATTTGGTGCGATCCATTTTCATGCGATTATAATGACCGACCACAATCAATTGCTGTTCCTCTAGTTTGCGAATCGTGCGCTCAAGTGTACTTTTTGACCAAAATGGGAATTCCTTATGCCAATCCTCTAATGTTTTATAAATCCACTTGTGTCCATCTCGATAGTTTTT of the Lysinibacillus fusiformis genome contains:
- a CDS encoding DnaD domain-containing protein, producing the protein MKNASYGISHFTNRLEGDVTTMNLLIKESPLQVLPSLAVKIGLNQALVLQQMYYWLRISKNYRDGHKWIYKTLEDWHKEFPFWSKSTLERTIRKLEEQQLIVVGHYNRMKMDRTKWYRFNQEAIADLCTAHCTQHDGMQVSEMTESTTATCALSSQQIDKHVDRNLTSPVPLDYTESTTETTSSDSQQDKKTVPTAEQFYVNNGFGRLNPYIAQKIVFWKNESNEDLVIFAMKTAIDNNVSKWSYVESVLRDWQQKQLQTVADAAIYKQSFHTKQAQLPQKRTEIIPHWFQKRHIGHTAVPIDFEAERKKILKKLNRQTENIRNKSGTYCIPSRANDNN